A section of the bacterium CG_4_10_14_0_2_um_filter_33_32 genome encodes:
- a CDS encoding 30S ribosomal protein S12: MPTINQLIRKRRKSVAKKTKVPALVSTFNALKNRQKKLKKGSPQKRGVAIKVSTTTPKKPNSALRKIARVRLTNGMEVTAYIPGIGHNLQEHSIVLIRGGRVKDLPGVRYHVVRGSLDTAGVTDRKKGRSKYGTKKGKQ, encoded by the coding sequence ATGCCAACAATTAATCAGTTAATTAGAAAAAGAAGAAAAAGTGTAGCGAAAAAGACTAAAGTCCCAGCTTTAGTTAGCACTTTTAATGCTTTGAAAAATAGACAGAAAAAGCTAAAAAAAGGTTCACCTCAAAAAAGAGGCGTGGCTATAAAAGTTTCTACCACAACACCAAAAAAGCCGAATTCAGCTTTAAGAAAGATAGCTAGAGTAAGATTAACCAATGGGATGGAAGTTACTGCTTACATACCAGGAATTGGTCATAATCTTCAGGAACATTCCATAGTTTTAATTAGGGGTGGGAGAGTTAAGGATCTTCCGGGGGTTCGATATCATGTTGTAAGGGGCTCTCTTGATACCGCTGGAGTTACAGATAGGAAAAAGGGTCGTTCGAAGTACGGAACTAAAAAAGGTAAACAATAA
- a CDS encoding 30S ribosomal protein S7, with protein sequence MARGKLKVKKREIRPDEKYKRTDISKFINKMMLRGQKSTARILLYKTFEIVEKNTKKDPLEVYDQAMRNISPILEVRPKRIGGAAYQIPVEVSFKRKQHLAFKWMITAARTRKGKSFSEKLAEEIIDAYNSTGGAFKKKEDTHRMAEANKALAYLAKMK encoded by the coding sequence GTGGCAAGAGGAAAGCTAAAAGTAAAAAAAAGAGAAATCAGACCTGACGAGAAATATAAAAGAACAGATATTTCGAAATTTATTAATAAGATGATGCTTCGTGGTCAGAAAAGTACCGCTAGGATATTACTCTATAAAACATTTGAAATAGTAGAGAAAAATACCAAAAAGGACCCATTAGAAGTTTATGATCAGGCAATGAGAAATATTTCGCCTATACTGGAAGTAAGGCCTAAAAGAATCGGAGGAGCAGCATATCAGATTCCAGTTGAGGTATCATTTAAAAGAAAGCAACACTTAGCATTTAAGTGGATGATTACAGCTGCTAGAACCAGGAAAGGCAAGTCATTTAGCGAAAAATTAGCCGAAGAGATCATCGATGCTTATAATTCAACGGGCGGCGCGTTTAAGAAAAAAGAAGATACGCACAGAATGGCAGAAGCCAATAAGGCTTTGGCATATTTAGCAAAAATGAAATAG
- a CDS encoding DNA-directed RNA polymerase subunit beta yields the protein MYSNSLNKRRFFKTTSEVLPLPNLVEVQLNSYRWFIKEGLKELLDEISPIEDASKKLQLEIGDYYLDDPKYPEEVAKDKNITFESPLRCQVTLKSKETNETLSSQEVFLGDFPLMTERGTFIINGIERVIVSQLVRSSGVFFVSELVGDQELFGGKIIPNRGAWLEFETSNKDVISVKIDRKRKIPVTSLIRIFGAVTDEEIYDLFKDVNTDKERDYIKASLEKDPSKTQDEAFIEIYKRIRSGDLATVDSARSLIEAMFFDFRRYDLGRVGRYKLDKRLNIKTPNDQEHRVLSLNDLVSIIKEVIRLNNGFGQSDDIDHLGNRRVKTVGELVQASFRKGLLRMERIARDRLSIAEIKSLTPAQLINVRPVVAAVREFFASSQLSQFMDQTNPLSELAHKRRLSAMGPGGLSRERAGFEVRDVHTTHYGRICPIETPEGPNIGLVNSLASYARVNEYGFIESPYRKVLQKIDGNDEKLLIEKTTKEDVLDPKGKKVISSGTKITKEIASKIKKSGAVEVSIKPVVTDEVNYLNAIDEERVVIAQASVDLDENNYFVEERIPVRSHGEPDIRPIEEVSYMDIAPKQIVSITAALIPFLEHDDAGRAMMGSNMQRQAVPLVKPNSPIVGTGIEAKIARDSGYLLIAKKAGKITSVTGDKITILEKDGNISEYKLKKFERSNQALAITHRAIVNKGQEVDEGDVLADSSSTQDGELALGQNILVAFMPWNGGNFEDAILISERLVKKDMYSSIHVEDFVIDVRDTKLGPEIITRDIPNVGEEALKNLDEDGIIRVGAEINALDILVGKITPKGETELSVEERLLRAIFGEKARDVKDTSLRSPHGENGKVVSIKTFSRDKGDELPAGVIKRIQVSVAQMRKVSAGDKLAGRHGNKGVISRVLPEEDMPFLPDGTPVDIVLNPLGVTSRMNIGQILETHLGAAASKLGYKVATPVFDGVSWEEIKDELEKADLARDGKTELYDGRSGEMFDRRVTVGCIYIMKLIHLVEDKIHARSTGPYSLVTQQPLGGKAMFGGQRFGEMEVWALEAYGSAYTLREMITVKSDDVLGRSKTYESIIKGEEIKEPSTPESFNVLIKELQGLALDVDLIEQEKKPEEAESVANEGGEAAVETKDAGEESKKEKSVETKETKSKEKITKSEKAE from the coding sequence ATGTATTCAAATTCACTGAACAAGAGACGATTTTTTAAAACTACATCAGAAGTTCTTCCTCTGCCTAATTTAGTTGAGGTTCAGCTAAATTCTTATAGGTGGTTTATTAAAGAAGGATTAAAGGAACTTCTAGATGAAATTTCTCCCATAGAGGATGCCAGCAAAAAACTTCAGCTTGAGATAGGCGATTATTATCTTGACGATCCTAAGTATCCTGAAGAAGTGGCAAAAGATAAAAATATTACCTTTGAATCACCGCTTCGTTGCCAGGTAACCCTAAAAAGCAAAGAAACAAACGAAACTCTTTCTTCGCAGGAAGTATTTTTAGGTGATTTTCCTTTAATGACAGAAAGAGGAACATTTATTATAAACGGTATTGAGCGAGTTATTGTCTCCCAGTTGGTTAGATCTTCGGGAGTCTTTTTTGTTTCAGAACTTGTTGGCGATCAGGAATTGTTTGGCGGGAAAATTATTCCAAATAGGGGAGCATGGCTAGAGTTTGAGACATCCAATAAGGATGTTATTTCTGTAAAAATAGATAGAAAGAGAAAAATTCCTGTAACTTCATTAATTAGAATTTTTGGCGCGGTAACTGATGAAGAAATATATGATCTTTTTAAAGATGTAAACACAGACAAAGAAAGAGATTATATAAAAGCTTCTTTGGAGAAAGATCCTTCAAAGACTCAAGATGAAGCTTTTATAGAAATTTATAAAAGAATAAGGTCAGGCGATTTAGCTACCGTAGATAGCGCAAGGTCATTGATTGAAGCCATGTTTTTTGATTTTAGAAGATATGATTTAGGCAGGGTGGGTAGGTACAAATTAGATAAAAGATTAAATATTAAAACACCAAACGATCAAGAGCATAGAGTTTTATCCTTGAATGATTTGGTTTCTATCATCAAAGAAGTAATTCGTTTAAACAACGGCTTCGGACAATCTGACGATATTGATCATTTAGGTAACAGAAGAGTTAAAACAGTTGGTGAATTGGTTCAAGCAAGCTTTAGAAAAGGGCTTTTAAGGATGGAAAGGATTGCAAGGGATAGATTAAGTATTGCTGAAATAAAATCATTGACCCCAGCCCAGCTTATAAACGTTCGTCCTGTTGTTGCGGCTGTCAGAGAATTTTTTGCCTCATCTCAACTTTCCCAATTTATGGATCAAACCAACCCATTAAGCGAATTAGCTCATAAAAGAAGATTATCAGCAATGGGACCTGGCGGTTTATCCAGGGAAAGAGCCGGATTTGAAGTTAGAGATGTTCACACAACGCACTATGGCCGTATTTGTCCGATTGAAACCCCAGAAGGACCAAATATTGGTTTGGTAAACTCGTTAGCTTCTTATGCAAGAGTTAATGAGTATGGTTTTATTGAATCACCTTATAGGAAAGTTTTACAAAAAATTGACGGTAATGACGAAAAATTGTTAATTGAAAAAACTACAAAAGAGGATGTTCTTGATCCTAAGGGCAAGAAAGTTATAAGTTCCGGCACAAAGATAACAAAAGAAATAGCTTCAAAAATAAAAAAATCCGGTGCTGTAGAAGTTTCTATAAAGCCGGTCGTAACCGATGAGGTCAATTATTTGAATGCTATAGACGAAGAAAGAGTTGTTATTGCTCAGGCAAGCGTAGATTTAGATGAAAATAATTATTTTGTAGAAGAAAGAATACCAGTTAGAAGTCATGGAGAGCCGGATATTAGACCCATAGAGGAAGTATCATACATGGATATTGCTCCTAAGCAGATTGTGAGTATAACTGCAGCCCTAATTCCATTTTTAGAACACGATGATGCAGGGCGAGCAATGATGGGATCAAATATGCAAAGACAAGCTGTTCCTCTCGTTAAGCCAAACTCTCCAATTGTAGGTACAGGAATAGAAGCAAAAATTGCCAGAGATTCGGGTTATCTGCTTATTGCCAAAAAAGCGGGTAAGATTACATCTGTAACTGGCGATAAGATTACTATATTGGAGAAAGACGGCAACATAAGCGAATATAAGCTGAAAAAGTTCGAAAGATCAAATCAGGCACTTGCCATAACTCATCGCGCAATTGTAAATAAAGGTCAGGAAGTTGATGAGGGTGATGTTTTAGCTGATAGTTCTTCAACCCAGGATGGTGAATTGGCTTTAGGTCAAAATATTCTAGTTGCCTTTATGCCTTGGAATGGCGGTAATTTTGAAGATGCTATTTTAATTTCTGAGCGTCTGGTAAAGAAAGATATGTATAGCTCTATTCATGTAGAAGATTTCGTGATAGACGTTCGAGATACAAAACTTGGTCCGGAAATTATTACTAGAGATATTCCAAATGTTGGAGAAGAAGCATTAAAAAATTTGGATGAGGACGGAATTATAAGAGTTGGGGCAGAAATTAATGCTTTGGACATTTTAGTAGGTAAGATTACTCCAAAAGGTGAAACAGAATTAAGTGTGGAAGAAAGACTTTTAAGGGCGATATTCGGTGAAAAAGCCAGAGATGTTAAAGATACTTCACTAAGGTCACCTCACGGTGAAAATGGTAAGGTTGTATCTATAAAAACCTTTAGCCGTGATAAAGGAGATGAATTACCTGCAGGAGTAATAAAGAGAATTCAGGTTAGTGTTGCTCAGATGAGAAAAGTTTCTGCTGGAGACAAATTAGCTGGTCGGCATGGTAATAAAGGAGTTATTTCTAGGGTGTTGCCAGAAGAAGATATGCCATTTTTGCCTGATGGCACTCCTGTTGATATAGTTTTAAATCCATTAGGCGTTACTTCCCGTATGAACATTGGCCAAATTTTAGAAACTCACCTAGGAGCTGCAGCTAGTAAGTTAGGATATAAAGTCGCAACCCCTGTTTTTGATGGTGTATCTTGGGAAGAAATAAAGGATGAATTAGAAAAAGCCGATCTTGCAAGAGACGGTAAAACTGAGCTTTATGATGGCCGAAGTGGTGAAATGTTTGATAGAAGAGTAACCGTTGGTTGTATATATATTATGAAACTTATTCACTTAGTTGAAGACAAGATTCATGCTAGATCTACAGGTCCTTACTCTTTAGTCACTCAGCAGCCATTAGGAGGAAAGGCTATGTTTGGAGGTCAGAGATTCGGAGAAATGGAAGTATGGGCATTGGAGGCTTATGGTTCAGCGTATACTTTACGAGAAATGATTACTGTAAAATCTGACGACGTTTTGGGAAGATCAAAAACCTATGAATCAATAATCAAAGGTGAAGAAATTAAGGAACCTTCAACTCCAGAATCGTTTAATGTATTAATTAAGGAATTGCAGGGATTAGCATTAGATGTTGATCTTATTGAACAGGAGAAAAAGCCAGAAGAAGCTGAAAGTGTTGCTAACGAAGGAGGAGAGGCTGCGGTAGAGACAAAAGATGCGGGGGAAGAATCTAAAAAAGAGAAATCTGTAGAAACCAAAGAAACTAAAAGCAAAGAAAAGATAACAAAAAGCGAAAAAGCAGAGTAA
- the rpoC gene encoding DNA-directed RNA polymerase subunit beta', protein MEYKKERNLSNVEFDAIRLKLASPETIMSWSYGEVTKPETINYRTQKPEKDGLFSESIFGPTKDWECYCGKYKRVRYKGVICDKCGVEVTRSIVRRSRMGHITLAVPVIHIWYLRGTASRIGLILNLSIKDLEQIVYFANYVITEVDNESRKIAIEQLEADLKEKKNEEKINYDKKQAELKKELDKILKEGKGSKTEAKQKFDKDVKRLDKDLQEEVQRLEEARKSAHDELKGLSPLSLISEMKYRELSMKYGNVFKAGIGAEAVNKLLTNIDLDKLCKELREESAESTGQKKKKSLKRLEFTESLRAANIRPEWMIISVLPVIPPDLRPMVQLDGGRFAASDLNDLYRRVINRNNRLKKLIELGAPEVIQRNEKRMLQEAVDALIDNNIRREKVVSQAGAKRKLKSLSDILKGKQGRFRQNLLGKRVDYSGRSVIVVGPNLEMDQCGLPKKMALELFKPFIISRLIRDGLAHNVKSANRMIEQVKSEVWDILEEITRERYVLLNRAPTLHRLGIQAFNPVLIEGKAIQIHPLVTTAFNADFDGDQMAVHLPLSQNAQDEAKNIMVSSQNLLKPSAGEPIVSPTQDMILGCYYLTVEQEGVGGEGKIFSGIDEATMAYIGGSLNLHAKVKIKYNNQVFDTTLGRVIFNELLPDKIGFKNEAMNKKNLKKVVAETFDKCGKVDTVKLVDGLKKIGFEWATKSGTTFSVADMHIPKAKEKIIEEAEEKTNEIESHFRKGLLTNDERYAKVIDLWTHVKSQVTAAMLGEMPTTSSVYLMTASGARGNEENITQMAGMKGLVANPAGKTIELPIKANFKEGFTVLEYFIATHGARKGKSDTALRTSDSGYLTRRLVDVAQDVIVTEDDCRDTEGLLVTKEESAEMGESLSNRIVGRYTAESVKDSKGVVIVSVNQEITESIAKTIEENEDIDRLKIRSVLSCKTPWGVCQKCYGRDLATGKTIQLGEAVGVIAAQSIGEPGTQLTMRTFHIGGVASEDITQGLPRVEELFEARISHAQAVISEIAGLVDVEEEENDKTIKIISEEIPTDKYAIQDNFKVIVKDGQRVEAGEAIAKSKDEKSFIKTKSAGKVKIEENEIIVTRLEGQTNEYKVPRFSTLRVKKGERVEIGAQLTEGSINLFDLQKLSGLRAVQRYIIKEVQQIYASQGQSINDKHCETIVKQMFSKVRIKTSGDSEYLPGEVIEKYKFDVVNQILRKESKRTATGEILLMGITRASLNTESFLSAASFQETTRELIKAATTGKIDELRGLKENVIIGKLIPAGTGFKKERVDRYLARVRAGLT, encoded by the coding sequence ATGGAATATAAGAAAGAAAGAAATTTATCAAATGTAGAGTTTGATGCAATCAGACTAAAGTTAGCATCGCCTGAGACTATTATGTCTTGGTCTTATGGTGAAGTTACAAAGCCTGAAACCATAAACTACAGAACCCAGAAGCCTGAAAAAGACGGTTTATTTTCTGAAAGCATTTTTGGTCCAACTAAAGACTGGGAATGTTATTGCGGAAAGTATAAACGAGTAAGGTACAAAGGTGTAATCTGCGATAAGTGCGGTGTTGAAGTAACAAGATCAATCGTAAGACGAAGCAGAATGGGGCATATAACTTTAGCTGTGCCAGTTATCCACATTTGGTATCTTAGGGGAACAGCATCGCGAATTGGTTTAATTCTTAATCTTTCCATCAAAGACCTCGAACAAATTGTTTATTTTGCTAATTACGTTATTACAGAAGTTGATAATGAGAGTAGAAAAATAGCAATCGAGCAATTAGAAGCTGATTTAAAAGAGAAAAAGAACGAAGAAAAAATAAATTATGATAAAAAACAGGCTGAACTGAAAAAAGAGTTAGATAAAATTCTAAAAGAAGGTAAAGGCTCAAAAACTGAAGCAAAACAAAAATTTGATAAAGATGTAAAAAGATTAGACAAAGATTTGCAGGAAGAAGTTCAAAGATTGGAAGAAGCTAGGAAATCAGCACATGATGAATTAAAAGGGTTATCCCCGCTATCTCTAATTTCAGAAATGAAATATAGAGAACTTTCAATGAAATATGGCAATGTGTTTAAAGCAGGTATTGGAGCTGAAGCCGTTAATAAATTACTAACAAATATCGATTTAGATAAGCTATGCAAGGAACTCCGTGAAGAATCAGCTGAAAGTACCGGCCAAAAGAAGAAAAAATCCTTAAAAAGACTTGAATTTACAGAAAGCTTGCGCGCGGCCAATATAAGACCCGAATGGATGATAATTTCGGTACTTCCGGTAATTCCTCCGGATTTAAGACCAATGGTTCAATTAGACGGCGGAAGATTTGCTGCATCGGATTTAAATGATCTATATAGAAGGGTTATTAATAGAAATAATCGACTTAAAAAACTCATAGAGCTTGGAGCTCCTGAGGTTATCCAAAGAAATGAAAAAAGAATGCTTCAGGAAGCCGTTGACGCTCTAATAGATAATAATATTAGAAGAGAAAAAGTTGTCTCTCAGGCTGGAGCAAAGAGAAAGCTTAAATCATTATCAGATATTTTGAAAGGTAAACAAGGCAGATTTAGGCAAAATCTTCTTGGTAAAAGAGTGGATTATTCAGGTAGAAGCGTTATTGTTGTTGGTCCAAATCTTGAGATGGATCAATGCGGATTACCTAAAAAAATGGCTCTTGAATTATTCAAGCCATTCATAATCTCAAGGCTTATTAGAGATGGTTTAGCTCATAATGTTAAAAGCGCTAATAGAATGATTGAGCAGGTTAAGTCTGAGGTTTGGGATATTTTAGAAGAAATTACTCGAGAAAGATATGTTTTATTAAACAGGGCGCCAACCCTTCATCGTTTAGGAATACAGGCTTTTAACCCTGTTTTGATTGAAGGTAAAGCTATACAAATTCATCCATTAGTTACAACAGCATTTAATGCTGACTTTGACGGTGATCAAATGGCAGTTCATCTACCGCTTTCCCAAAATGCCCAAGATGAAGCAAAAAATATAATGGTATCTTCTCAGAACCTATTAAAGCCTTCTGCCGGAGAGCCGATTGTTTCTCCTACACAAGATATGATTTTAGGGTGTTATTATCTTACAGTAGAACAGGAAGGGGTAGGTGGTGAAGGAAAGATTTTTTCAGGTATTGATGAGGCAACGATGGCTTATATTGGAGGATCCCTAAATCTTCATGCGAAGGTTAAAATTAAATATAATAATCAGGTTTTTGATACAACTCTAGGAAGAGTGATATTTAATGAACTATTACCAGATAAAATTGGTTTTAAGAATGAAGCTATGAATAAGAAGAATCTGAAAAAAGTAGTTGCTGAGACTTTTGATAAATGCGGCAAGGTAGATACTGTAAAATTAGTTGACGGATTAAAAAAAATTGGCTTTGAGTGGGCAACAAAATCTGGTACTACTTTTTCTGTAGCTGATATGCATATACCAAAAGCCAAAGAGAAGATTATTGAAGAAGCAGAAGAAAAAACCAATGAGATAGAATCTCATTTCAGAAAAGGTCTATTAACTAATGATGAAAGATATGCCAAAGTTATTGATTTGTGGACTCATGTCAAAAGCCAAGTTACAGCTGCAATGCTTGGAGAAATGCCAACTACAAGTTCTGTTTATCTTATGACTGCTTCTGGAGCAAGGGGTAATGAAGAAAATATTACTCAGATGGCTGGCATGAAGGGCTTGGTGGCAAACCCAGCAGGAAAAACTATAGAGCTGCCTATTAAAGCTAATTTCAAAGAGGGCTTTACAGTTCTTGAATACTTTATTGCAACTCATGGAGCCAGAAAAGGTAAATCAGATACAGCCCTTAGGACATCAGATTCAGGCTACTTAACTCGTCGTTTAGTTGATGTTGCCCAAGATGTGATAGTAACCGAAGATGACTGTAGAGATACTGAAGGTTTGCTGGTTACTAAAGAAGAATCCGCAGAAATGGGAGAATCTTTATCTAACAGAATAGTAGGCAGATATACCGCTGAATCCGTAAAAGACTCAAAAGGAGTAGTTATTGTGAGTGTTAATCAGGAAATAACTGAAAGTATCGCTAAAACCATAGAAGAAAATGAGGATATTGATAGGTTAAAAATAAGATCAGTCCTTTCATGCAAAACTCCTTGGGGCGTTTGTCAAAAATGTTATGGTAGAGATTTAGCAACAGGAAAAACCATTCAACTTGGAGAAGCTGTTGGTGTTATAGCAGCTCAAAGTATTGGTGAGCCTGGCACTCAGCTTACAATGCGAACTTTTCACATCGGCGGAGTTGCGTCAGAAGACATTACACAGGGCTTGCCAAGAGTTGAAGAATTATTTGAAGCTAGAATCTCTCATGCTCAAGCAGTGATTTCTGAAATTGCCGGACTTGTTGATGTTGAAGAAGAAGAAAACGATAAAACTATTAAAATTATATCTGAAGAGATACCAACGGATAAGTATGCTATTCAGGATAATTTCAAAGTTATCGTTAAAGACGGTCAGAGGGTTGAGGCTGGTGAGGCTATCGCCAAATCAAAAGATGAGAAAAGTTTTATTAAGACAAAATCAGCAGGTAAAGTTAAAATAGAAGAAAATGAGATAATAGTGACACGGCTTGAAGGACAAACAAATGAATATAAAGTTCCGAGATTTTCAACATTAAGAGTAAAAAAAGGCGAGAGAGTTGAAATTGGCGCTCAATTAACCGAAGGAAGTATTAACTTATTCGACTTGCAGAAGCTTTCAGGATTAAGAGCAGTTCAAAGATATATTATCAAAGAAGTACAGCAGATTTATGCATCTCAGGGTCAATCAATTAACGACAAACATTGCGAAACTATAGTTAAACAGATGTTTTCGAAAGTTAGGATAAAGACGAGCGGTGATTCAGAATATCTACCAGGTGAGGTAATAGAAAAGTATAAGTTTGATGTTGTAAATCAGATATTAAGAAAAGAAAGTAAAAGGACAGCTACAGGTGAAATTTTGTTGATGGGTATCACAAGGGCTTCACTAAATACAGAAAGCTTCTTATCGGCTGCATCGTTTCAGGAAACAACCCGTGAGCTAATAAAAGCTGCAACAACAGGAAAGATTGATGAGTTAAGAGGTCTTAAGGAAAATGTTATAATTGGTAAGCTTATACCCGCAGGAACCGGGTTTAAAAAAGAGCGCGTTGATAGATATCTGGCAAGAGTTAGAGCAGGTTTAACATAA
- a CDS encoding Xaa-Pro dipeptidase, with protein MGRIANLQGLIKRNQGIYVTNPINILYLTNFKDFDDKQGRVFINKDSVFLIFDTREKGQIPSIYKDINIVITGSFKDDLEKIIKKEKNKEILVESKNISLHEFDFFKDLQECILLGKAKIPPQGCTRLYTPGVGGTIKIKKTVDLIEKLREIKDQEEVKNIKKACLLTDKTFEYVKKKIKVGFTEKETEYLIQDFIRRNGGDLSFDTIIASGPNSANIHHKPADRKIKKGDPVMLDFGAKINYYMSDITRMLFIGEAKPFFKKIYSIVLKAQKLAIKDLKNGDRDSKRIDAIARNVIDREGYANNFSHSLGHSFGLEIHENPRLNPKSEDKLVQGNIVTVEPGIYIEGKGGIRIEDDILIKEKGVEILTKSPKELRNMVIK; from the coding sequence ATGGGACGTATCGCAAATCTTCAAGGTCTTATAAAGAGAAACCAAGGAATTTATGTAACTAATCCTATCAATATTTTATATTTGACAAATTTTAAGGATTTTGACGATAAGCAAGGCCGAGTCTTTATTAATAAAGACTCGGTCTTTTTAATTTTCGATACCAGGGAAAAAGGTCAAATACCGAGTATTTATAAGGATATAAACATTGTAATTACTGGTAGTTTTAAGGACGATCTAGAAAAGATTATTAAAAAAGAAAAAAATAAAGAAATTTTAGTTGAATCAAAGAATATTTCGCTTCATGAATTTGATTTTTTTAAAGACCTACAAGAATGCATTTTATTAGGTAAAGCCAAAATTCCACCCCAGGGGTGTACACGATTGTACACCCCTGGGGTGGGTGGAACTATTAAGATCAAAAAGACTGTGGATTTAATTGAAAAATTAAGAGAAATAAAAGATCAAGAAGAGGTTAAAAATATCAAAAAAGCTTGCTTACTTACTGATAAAACTTTTGAATACGTAAAGAAAAAAATCAAAGTCGGTTTTACTGAAAAAGAAACGGAATATTTAATCCAGGATTTTATAAGAAGAAATGGCGGAGATTTATCTTTTGATACTATAATTGCCTCTGGACCAAATTCAGCCAATATCCATCACAAGCCCGCAGACAGAAAAATCAAAAAAGGTGATCCTGTAATGCTGGATTTTGGCGCAAAAATCAATTATTACATGTCTGATATAACCAGAATGCTTTTTATAGGAGAAGCAAAGCCATTTTTCAAAAAAATATATTCAATTGTTTTAAAGGCGCAAAAGCTTGCAATCAAAGATTTAAAAAATGGAGACAGGGACAGTAAGCGAATTGATGCTATAGCCAGAAATGTTATTGACAGAGAAGGATACGCGAACAATTTTTCTCATAGTTTAGGTCATTCATTTGGTTTAGAAATTCATGAAAATCCTCGTCTCAATCCAAAATCAGAAGACAAGCTGGTTCAAGGTAATATTGTCACTGTTGAGCCGGGTATTTATATTGAAGGCAAAGGTGGGATTAGAATAGAAGACGATATTTTAATAAAAGAAAAGGGAGTTGAAATCCTAACAAAATCACCCAAAGAACTAAGGAATATGGTGATAAAATAG